The sequence TAAACTGATACACGACATCCGCGCTTCCGAAGCAGCCAGCCTGGCTGTACTCTTTGGCATTCTTGGCCTCATCACGGGCAGCGTATGGGCCCGATACACCTGGTACGTAGGCACGCCCAAGTGGTGGAGCTTTGACCCCAAACAAACCATGGCTGCCATTGGGGTACTGATCTATGGGGCTTATTTTGTCCTGCGATCAACCATTGATGACCCGAACAAAAAAGCACGCATTTCGGCAGTGTACAACCTGTTTGCAACGTCAACATTGCCTTTTCTGCTATACGTACTGCCACGTCAATTTGAAAGCCTGCACCCAGGTGCGGATGGCAACCCAGCGTTTAGCGAAATTACAGCCCCGGTCATGCGCATGGTGTTTTACCCGGCCGTGATCGGATTCATTGGATTATTTTGGATAATCTACACACAACGCGTCCGTCTAAAGGTGCTGAAGCAACGAACGTCCATCGACTGGGACCTGTAATTACAGCCGGCTAATTACTTGCAACCCTGCGCCCCTATTTGCCTAGTGCTAAATTAACATGATCATTTACCCGATACTCGACACAATACAGCAAGAAGAACCCCAGGAAGCCCCTCAAGACGGCGAAGCTACAGCATATGATAGCACC is a genomic window of Bacteroidota bacterium containing:
- the ccsA gene encoding cytochrome c biogenesis protein CcsA, with product MTQKQYKRYKKILIGVVAWLTLVILGGFLLDIPKMNILEHTARNLYFHVPMWFTMLAAAFVSGYHSYKNVRTNKLIHDIRASEAASLAVLFGILGLITGSVWARYTWYVGTPKWWSFDPKQTMAAIGVLIYGAYFVLRSTIDDPNKKARISAVYNLFATSTLPFLLYVLPRQFESLHPGADGNPAFSEITAPVMRMVFYPAVIGFIGLFWIIYTQRVRLKVLKQRTSIDWDL